A DNA window from Phragmites australis chromosome 11, lpPhrAust1.1, whole genome shotgun sequence contains the following coding sequences:
- the LOC133884143 gene encoding uncharacterized protein LOC133884143 codes for MEPRAAWKQYMRELCFSTDSSDEEDELVLATLTAWHADVEASRRGPWGGSVPGHRRIPRNRLEGHNRLYNDYFAESAVYPDYIFRRRFRMKRDLYCKIVREVEDHDPWFKQRRNAAGELGLSPLQKVTAAFHMLAYDALADSLDECLRLGESTIIESMRRFVRAIVEVFGDEYLWALNEEDTARLLDMNQRRGFLGMLGSIDCMH; via the exons ATGGAGCCTCGTGCAGCATGGAAACAGtacatgagagagttatgttTCTCCACCGATTCgtccgatgaggaagatgagttgGTCCTAGCGACTCTTACCGCATGGCATGCCGACGTCGAAGCTTCGCGCAGAGGGCCGTGGGGCGGCTCCGTCCCCGGGCACCGGCGCATACCTAGGAATCGGCTGGAGGGACACAATCGGTTGTACAACGACTATTTTGCTGAGTCCGCAGTGTACCCCGACTACATTTTTCGGCGCAG GTTCAGGATGAAACGCGATCTGTACTGCAAGATTGTGAGGGAGGTTGAGGACCATGACCCGTGGTTCAAGCAAAGGAGGAACGCTGCAGGAGAGCTTGGGCTGTCACCCCTGCAAAAAGTAACTGCCGCTTTCCATATGTTAGCTTACGATGCTCTTGCAGATTCTCTCGACGAGTGCCTTCGGCTAGGGGAGAGCACCATCATTGAGAGCATGCGGCGTTTCGTGCGTGCCATTGTTGAGGTGTTCGGTGACGAGTACCTCTGGGCTCTGAACGAGGAGGATACTGCTCGATTGCTGGATATGAACCAGCGTCGAGGGTTCCTCGGGATGCTTGGAAGCATCGATTGCATGCAttag